TACCGGACGGCGTCCGGCGAGGTCGAGTCGTGGAACATCTACCACCACGCCGGGCCGACCGCCCGCCAGGTCGTCTGCAGCAGCCTCTCGTCCGGGCAGCCCTGCACCGGCGGCCCGTGGCCCCGCCCGCTGAACACCACCGCCGGCCCGCTCGGAGCCGGCAACACCGGTGACATCGGCAGCCCGCTCACCCCGCAGTACGTGCTGGATCCCGGACGGCCGGGCGTGGTCTACTACCCCGCCGTCACCGCCGCCGCCGTCGGCGTCGGGTGCCTCGACCTGGGGCTCCGCGCCAACTGCGGGTTCTTCGCGCTGGCGAGCACCGCGGCCGCGCCCAGCACCGCGAACAGCCTGGCCGGGCTCGTCACCGTCGGCGGCAACCTCTACGGAGTGGCCAACACCGGTCAGGTCATCTGCCTCGCCGTCGCCACCCGCACCCCCTGCGCCGGGCAGCCGTACGCGCCGGTCGTCACCCCCAACCACGACCTGCCCAGCACGCCCGGCGCCCTCTACCTCGGCGCCCTGACCACCATCGGGAGCAAGGTCTTCGCGTCCTCGTCCCCGCAGAGCGGCGGCTCCACCACCGCGGGCCCGCCGACCCTGGGCTGCTTCGACACCGCGACCCTGGCCGCCTGCACCGGCTGGAGCACCCCGCTGCCGGCAGGGCCCGACGCCGGGTACTACACCTACAACGCGTACACCTCGTACGACACCGCCGGACAGCCTGACGGCGTCTGCACCACCACCGTCGGCGGGACCAACCTGCGGACCACCTGCTACCGACCGGACGGCACCGCGTTCACGGCCCCGGCCACCCTGGCGGCGCTGGGCGGCGGCGTGCTGACCTTCAACCCCGAGACGGTCACCGCCGACGGCGCGACCCGCAGCTACTTCCCCGTGTGGGGCGGCGGCGTGCCCGGCGCGACCGTCTGCCACGACTGGACGCACGCCGCGCCCTGCACCGGATTCCCCACACCCGCCCTGCACCCCGGGGTCAACGGCGGGAACACCCGCGACTACGGCTACAGCTACGACGCCACCACCCGCTGCTTGATCGGCCTCGGCGACGCCGGCGTCCTGTTCTCCCTCGACCCCGCGAGCGGGGCCACGCCCTGCGTGCACAGCGGCGCCACCGTCACGCTCAAGCCCGCCGACTTCTACTGCGACGGTGCCGCCGGCCACGTGCAGGGCTACACGCTGGCCCGGTTGACGGGCATCGACCTCTCCCACGTCGACCTGGCGGCCTCCCGGGTCCTCGTCACCGACCCCGACGGCAGTACCGTCGCCACGCCGGCACTCAGCCCGACCGGGACGGCGGACCTGTCGGCTGTCTCCGTCACCGCGCACCCCGCCATCACCGTCACGGCCCAGCTGGTGCTCACCGCCGCCGACGACTTCACCCCCGACAACCGCCCCACCCTGGTGGTCGAGTACCAGGGCGACGCACCGCAGATCTGCTTCCGGACCACCATCGCCGCCGACTGCGCGACCACCAGGATCTCCAACACCGCGACCGGCACGGACGCCACCGGCGCCCTCACCTCCAACACCGTCGCCGTGCCCGTCGCGCCCGGACCGGAATGCCGGCCCCAGGTGACCGTCAACAAGGAGATCTGCGGCTCCGACCACCCGCACGACTGCGGCCCCGGAGGCCCGGGCCCGTGGGCCAAGACCAGCCCCGTCGGGCTGCTGGGCCTGCTCGGGACGGCCCACTGGCGGATCACCGTCACCAACGCCGGCCCGGTGGACGCGGTGGCGGTGAGCGTCAACGACGCCGTCACCCCGTCCTGCCGCAGCGCCGCCGGCACCTTCACGCTGGCGTCCGGGAGCAGCCGGCAGATCTACTGCGACTCCTTCCTGCTGGCCCTGCCGATGAAGAACACCGCGTCGGTGAGTTTCGTCGCCGCGAACTCCCCGGCCGGTACCGCACCGACCACGAGCGCGCCGTCCTCCGCGGTGGCCTGCTCGCTGCTGTGCATCCTGGCGGTGCCCGGCCGGGACTGACCCGCTCGGAGTGCTTTTCCCGGCCGGGCCCACCGCGTTCTCGGGCCCGGCCGGCCCGTCCACCTGCAGACGATCGACACCGCACGCACCGACCCCTTCTCCACCTACGTGCCGTCGATCCTTGACAAGAACTTCCGCGAGGACTGCTCCAAGCGCAAGCACATGGTCGGGGAACGGCAGGTCGACCTCCGCGAACTCCTGATGCAGGTCGACGGCGACAGCTTCGGCGACCGACTGCACCTCCTGCCGGCCTGCACCGACGGATTCCTGCTCGACGCGAAACTCGTCACCTCACGCGAGGTCCGCGTCAAGGAGACCGCCCTCGAAAAGGCCCTCACCGAACAGGAGAAGGAGTTCGATTTCGTCATCGTCGACTGCCCGCCCAGCCTCGGCTACGCCATGGACAACGCCCCCTACTACGGGACGTGCAACGGAGGCATCAACCAGCGCTGGACGACGCCGTCGGTCGCGGCGTGAGCCCGTACAACACTCCGACCGGCGCTCAGGACAAGATCGCCGCGACGATCACCGCCAACGCCGGCGTGAAGCACTGGATCATCTGGGGCTGCAACGACGAGAACGTCCAGGGCGGCGTCACCGCGATGGAGAACGCCGGCATCAGCGCCGACAACGTGATCGGCGTCGGCCTGGGCGCCTACCTCGCCTGCAAGGACTGGAGCGGCAGCAAGCCGTCGGGCATGAAGGCCGCGCTGTTCATCAACGGCAAGGACGTCGGCGCGCTGGCCGTCCAGACCATGTACGACAAGCTCAAGAACAGCAAGGACTTCCCGAAGGAGGGCTTCGCCCCCCAGCACGACGGACAACCCGTCGTCCCGCACATCCCGAAGGTGACCAGCGTGAGCACAGTCCACGACAGGGCGACGTCTGCCCAGGCGTTGGCTCTGCGGGCTCGGATCGTGTTGGCCTGCGACGGCCTGGACGTGCCGTCGATCGTGGCTGTCGCAAGGGAGTTGGGGATCACCGCGGACACCGTCCGCAAGTGGCGTCGCCGGTTCCTCGCCGAGCGGCTGGACGGCCTGGTGGACGAGCCGCGGCCGGGCCGGCCTCCGAGCATCGCGGTGGACGAGGTTCACCCCCGGCACAGGCCCGCGACGTAGCCCGGGTGGTCGCCGGGCCGCCTCAGGGCCTCTACGGCCGGGCCTGACGCCCGGCTGCACGGGGTGGACGAGCCGGGCCCCGCCGCGGGGAGGTCGCCGCCGGCCCCGTCCGGCCGGAGTCGGCCACGCAGGGCGTCGGCGAGCGCCACCTGCCTTCCGGTGTACGCCCGAGGGGACCAGAAGGGCTCTCCTGCGGATCACCGGTGTCGAACGCGGCGGACGGCGTGGTCAGCCCGTTGCGGACGTAGTCGGTGGGTCCGGCGCTCCGGCATGCCCGGCATCATGGCCGGCACCGGCTTGCGCAGGGCACCAACTCTCGTTCCACTCCGCCGGCGCCGGCGCTCCGCCCGGCCGTCGACGCGTTCGTCGGACAAATTCGCTACCAGGCGGCCGGAGCGCCGTGATACACAACCGATGTGCAAAACATTGTGGAGTTCCCCGAGGTCCTGCGGCTGATCGAAGACCGCTCGGCCGCGTTCCGCGCCGCGATCGCGTCCGCCCCCGACCTTGACGTCCAGGTCCCGACCTGCCCTGACTGGACGCTGCGCGAAATGGTGCAGCACCTCGGTGACGGCCGCCGCCGCCAGGCCGCGATCGTCGCGGCGGGCCCCGACGCTGAGCCCCCGGCGAGGACGGACCCGAAGGGCGCCCCGACCGCGCCCCGCGACCGCGAAGCCCTGGACGCCTGGCTCGCCGAGTCGACCGAGCTCATGCTCGACGCGCTGCGCGAGGCCGGCCCGGACCGCGGTTGCTGGACCTGGTGGGGCCGCTCGCAGGCCCCGGAGACCAGCGGAGCCGTGGCCCGGCACCAGATCCAGGAGATCGCCGTCCACACCTACGACGCCCAGCTCACCCAGGGGGCCGCAGAGCCGCTGCCGACGGACGTCGCGGTCGAGGGCGTCGACGAATTCCTGACGACCGTCTCGGCGACGTCCGTCGCCTGGCCGTTCAAGCCGGCCACCATCGACCTGCACGCGACCGAGGGCCGCTCCTGGCGCCTGACCCTCGACGCCGACGGCGTCCGCTGCGACGACCTCGCCGCCGACGCGGAGCCGGGTGACATGGTGATGCGAGGCGCAGCGAGCGAACTGGTCCTCTACTTCTACGACCGCGTCCCGCTCGACGGCCTGGAGACCACCGGCGACACCGAGCCGATGGAGCAGCTCGCAGACTGGGACCCGAACGCGTAGAACGCGGGCTTGGGACGCGTCTGTCGGTGGTGTGCGCGCTCCTGCGGGCGCCACCGGGCCCGGGGTTGAGGATCGCGCGGCTGCGGGCAGGCCGCGGGCCTGCTGTTCAAAGTGCTGTTCAAGGTGCCGTTCAAGGTGCTGTGCAAGGGCGAAAGGCGCACCTGCGGGCGGCTCGCGCTCGACCGGGGACAGTGCGCGGCGGGTGCGGATCGCTGGGACCGACCTCGTAGATCAAGCAGCGGTCGGTAGCGGGCCCGATGGGTGCGCTGCTCTTCTTGGGCCGGCCGGCCGGCCGTGCTTGGTCGGGCGGGGGTGGCCGTCTGGGGTCGGGCGGGGTGGCCGTCCGGACGGCGAAGTCCCCGCCGCCGCCAGGCCGGTAGACGTTCCCGGTCCGAGCGTCAGACGCCGGGTCGGGAGCGGAACGCGGTGCGGTACGCGGTGGGGGAGACCCCGACGGTGCCGGCCAGGTTCTGGCGGAGCGAGACGGCGGTGCCGAAGCCCGATTCGGTGGCGACCTGGTCGATGGGCAGGTCGGTCGTCTCCAGCAGGCGGCGGGCCCGGTCCACCCGGCGCTGGGTGAGCCACTGGCCGGGGGGCAGGCCGACCTCCTCGACGAACCGGCGGCAGAAGGTGCGCACGCTCATCCGGGCGTGCTCGGCCAACTCGGCCAGCGGGAGCGGACGGTGGAGCTGACCCAGGGCCCAGACCCGGGTGGCGGCGGTGGTCGCGGCATCGGGTTCGGGCAGCGGGCGTTCGATGTACTGGG
The sequence above is a segment of the Kitasatospora sp. NBC_00240 genome. Coding sequences within it:
- a CDS encoding helix-turn-helix domain-containing protein, whose translation is MSPYNTPTGAQDKIAATITANAGVKHWIIWGCNDENVQGGVTAMENAGISADNVIGVGLGAYLACKDWSGSKPSGMKAALFINGKDVGALAVQTMYDKLKNSKDFPKEGFAPQHDGQPVVPHIPKVTSVSTVHDRATSAQALALRARIVLACDGLDVPSIVAVARELGITADTVRKWRRRFLAERLDGLVDEPRPGRPPSIAVDEVHPRHRPAT
- a CDS encoding maleylpyruvate isomerase family mycothiol-dependent enzyme, with amino-acid sequence MQNIVEFPEVLRLIEDRSAAFRAAIASAPDLDVQVPTCPDWTLREMVQHLGDGRRRQAAIVAAGPDAEPPARTDPKGAPTAPRDREALDAWLAESTELMLDALREAGPDRGCWTWWGRSQAPETSGAVARHQIQEIAVHTYDAQLTQGAAEPLPTDVAVEGVDEFLTTVSATSVAWPFKPATIDLHATEGRSWRLTLDADGVRCDDLAADAEPGDMVMRGAASELVLYFYDRVPLDGLETTGDTEPMEQLADWDPNA
- a CDS encoding AAA family ATPase, yielding MPSILDKNFREDCSKRKHMVGERQVDLRELLMQVDGDSFGDRLHLLPACTDGFLLDAKLVTSREVRVKETALEKALTEQEKEFDFVIVDCPPSLGYAMDNAPYYGTCNGGINQRWTTPSVAA